A genomic segment from Triticum dicoccoides isolate Atlit2015 ecotype Zavitan chromosome 1A, WEW_v2.0, whole genome shotgun sequence encodes:
- the LOC119278689 gene encoding uncharacterized protein LOC119278689 — MAQSLAMTAISRLRGAATHSCGGHWRRLFSRSPAACAPLLGHFHHPTPTPPSPKTLAPFPGVPPSASASASASAPAFQPLTSSSPRLSLDFIPPGFSLFDSHLGLLVLLKETEPYSYLKHPQILVCEPVSRRTALLPPGMVTCTFSKLVSVVILSRDADGPAGSGLCFRAAVVTLEDTTLRAFVATFRDGKCHWECLLRSQARCNVDQLERHCVRASRYLIWHIRDEGAVLTFDPETLEFGFVLAPPALDMGDHFVKYRVGVMPDGRFCFGSMSMDHENLELRVLGPEPKDGQNVWVLEREVCLLQAFDEMPQLPSSFIARCKCTWLSDMDAGRTGRVFIGTSGYGHYSYHLDSRKLELLVTDDGEEYGHPMFAYFSFPGSEAGSD, encoded by the coding sequence ATGGCGCAGTCGCTGGCGATGACGGCGATATCCCGCCTCCGCGGTGCCGCCACCCACTCCTGCGGCGGGCACTGGCGCCGCCTCTTCTCCCGCTCCCCCGCCGCCTGCGCTCCTCTCCTCGGCCACTTTCACCACCCCACTCCGACGCCGCCCAGTCCCAAAACCCTAGCTCCGTTCCCCGGCGTGCCCccttccgcctccgcctccgcctcggcctcggccccCGCGTTCCAACCCCTcacctcctcctccccgcgcctctccCTGGACTTCATCCCTCCCGGCTTCTCCCTATTCGACTCCCACCtcggcctcctcgtcctcctcaagGAGACCGAGCCATACTCCTACCTCAAGCACCCCCAGATCCTCGTCTGCGAGCCGGTCTCCCGCCGCACCGCGCTTCTCCCTCCGGGGATGGTCACCTGCACGTTTAGCAAGCTCGTAAGCGTCGTGATCCTCTCCCGCGACGCGGACGGCCCGGCCGGGTCCGGGCTCTGCTTCCGGGCAGCCGTCGTCACCCTCGAGGACACCACGCTGCGCGCCTTCGTGGCGACGTTCCGCGACGGCAAGTGCCACTGGGAGTGTCTGCTTCGGTCACAGGCGAGATGCAACGTCGACCAGCTGGAGCGCCACTGCGTGCGCGCTAGCCGGTACCTCATCTGGCACATCCGCGACGAAGGTGCTGTGCTCACATTTGACCCTGAGACTCTGGAGTTCGGCTTCGTGCTCGCGCCGCCCGCACTCGACATGGGGGATCACTTTGTCAAGTACCGCGTCGGGGTGATGCCGGACGGGCGGTTCTGCTTCGGTTCGATGTCAATGGATCACGAGAACCTGGAGCTCCGGGTGCTGGGGCCCGAGCCCAAGGACGGCCAGAACGTGTGGGTGCTGGAGAGGGAGGTGTGCTTGCTCCAGGCGTTCGATGAAATGCCGCAGCTGCCCTCGAGTTTCATCGCCCGGTGCAAGTGCACCTGGCTGAGCGACATGGATGCCGGGCGCACCGGGAGGGTGTTCATCGGCACGTCGGGCTATGGGCACTACTCGTACCATCTGGACAGCCGGAAGCTCGAGCTTCTGGTGACGGACGACGGCGAGGAGTACGGGCACCCCATGTTTGCCTACTTCTCCTTCCCGGGCTCCGAAGCCGGCTCTGACTGA
- the LOC119278676 gene encoding RNA demethylase ALKBH10B-like isoform X1, whose amino-acid sequence MTTPAAGAPGSPVAAPDQVAARDAVIGWYRGEFAAANAVIDALCGHLAQIGGADYDAVFAALHRRRLNWFPVLHMQKFYSVADVAAELRRVSEARAAAAAAYSEEEAASTVIHEPMDELVVTVAAEPDPEPEREHEPIPEAQPDVSVNPVVAVHPVAADHEPEADGEDSSGDSSERKAASTEDDAAHDGPDNTDQGSQGGHSLPESYPICSDHDECIARPERIKIQKGFMAKESVKGHMVNVVKGLKIYEDVFTTMELMKVADFINEIRQAGRNGELSGETFIFFNKQIKGNKREIIQLGVPLFQHTTEETNCHIEPIPAVLQAVIDHLVLWRLIPESRKPNSVIINFFDEDEHSQPYFKPPHLDNPISTLLLSETSMAFGRSLVTDSNGNYKGPLTLSLKQGSLLVMRGNSADMARHVVCPSSNRRVSITFVRVRPSTPVDLSPLPSPTKAMTLWQPPPTAATAGMQKPPHGSNGAIIGYCPAPQAMLAPAWGMAVRAAPVMMVAAPARPMVMAPSSNINKRMGRGGTGVFLPWTVGPKRYNKHLPPRIQKRRFSAMMSPIESQG is encoded by the exons ATGACGACACCGGCGGCGGGGGCCCCGGGGTCACCGGTGGCGGCGCCGGATCAGGTGGCGGCCAGAGACGCCGTGATCGGGTGGTACCGCGGCGAGTTTGCGGCCGCCAACGCCGTGATCGACGCGCTCTGCGGCCACCTCGCGCAGATCGGCGGGGCCGACTACGACGCCGTCTTCGcggcgctccaccgccgccgcctcaacTGGTTCCCCGTCCTCCACATGCAGAAGTTCTACTCCGTCGCCGACGTCGCCGCCGAGCTCCGCCGCGTCTCCGAGgcccgcgccgccgcggccgccgcctacTCCGAGGAGGAGGCCGCGTCCACGGTGATCCACGAGCCCATGGACGAGCTCGTCGTCACCGTTGCCGCGGAGCCGGACCCCGAGCCCGAGCGCGAGCACGAGCCGATACCGGAGGCGCAGCCCGACGTCTCCGTCAACCCCGTCGTCGCCGTCCACCCCGTCGCGGCGGACCACGAGCCGGAGGCGGACGGCGAAGATTCCTCGGGAGATTCGTCGGAGCGGAAGGCAGCCTCCACGGAAGACGACGCCGCCCACGACGGAC CAGATAACACCGACCAAGGATCTCAAGGCGGGCACAGCCTACCAGAGAGCTACCCTATCTGCTCTGACCACGACGAGTGCATCGCCCGCCCAGAGAGGATCAAGATCCAGAAAGGTTTCATGGCGAAGGAGTCCGTGAAGGGGCACATG GTTAACGTTGTGAAAGGCCTGAAGATATATGAAGATGTGTTCACAACAATGGAGCTCATGAAGGTTGCTGATTTCATCAATGAAATTCGCCAGGCTGGTAGAAATGGGGAGCTTTCAG GTGAGACCTTCATATTCTTCAACAAGCAGATCAAAGGGAATAAGAGAGAGATCATTCAGCTCGGTGTCCCACTATTTCAACATACCACAGAGGAAACCAATT GTCATATAGAACCAATCCCAGCTGTCCTGCAGGCTGTCATCGACCACCTTGTTCTTTGGCGCTTAATACCAGAAAGCAGGAAACCAAACAGTGTCATCATCAATTTCTTCGATGAG GACGAGCACTCGCAGCCCTACTTCAAGCCTCCCCACCTGGACAACCCCATTTCCACTCTCCTGCTGTCTGAAACCTCAATGGCATTTGGAAGGTCACTTGTCACTGACAGCAACGGCAACTACAAGGGACCCCTCACACTCTCACTGAAGCAAGG GTCACTTCTGGTGATGCGCGGGAACAGCGCGGACATGGCGCGCCACGTCGTGTGCCCATCGTCCAACCGCCGCGTGAGCATCACGTTCGTGAGGGTGAGGCCATCAACTCCGGTGGACCTCAGCCCGCTCCCGTCGCCCACCAAGGCCATGACGCTCTGGCAGCCTCCCCCGACTGCGGCAACGGCCGGCATGCAGAAACCGCCTCACGGCAGCAACGGCGCCATCATCGGCTACTGCCCGGCGCCACAGGCCATGCTCGCCCCGGCTTGGGGCATGGCCGTGCGCGCGGCACCCGTCATGATGGTCGCCGCGCCGGCGAGGCCAATGGTGATGGCGCCCTCCAGCAACATCAACAAGAGGATGGGGCGCGGCGGCACCGGCGTGTTCCTGCCGTGGACGGTGGGGCCCAAGAGGTACAACAAGCACCTCCCCCCGCGCATCCAGAAGCGCCGGTTCTCGGCGATGATGTCGCCCATAGAGTCGCAGGGCTGA
- the LOC119278676 gene encoding RNA demethylase ALKBH10B-like isoform X2 has protein sequence MTTPAAGAPGSPVAAPDQVAARDAVIGWYRGEFAAANAVIDALCGHLAQIGGADYDAVFAALHRRRLNWFPVLHMQKFYSVADVAAELRRVSEARAAAAAAYSEEEAASTVIHEPMDELVVTVAAEPDPEPEREHEPIPEAQPDVSVNPVVAVHPVAADHEPEADGEDSSGDSSERKAASTEDDAAHDGHNTDQGSQGGHSLPESYPICSDHDECIARPERIKIQKGFMAKESVKGHMVNVVKGLKIYEDVFTTMELMKVADFINEIRQAGRNGELSGETFIFFNKQIKGNKREIIQLGVPLFQHTTEETNCHIEPIPAVLQAVIDHLVLWRLIPESRKPNSVIINFFDEDEHSQPYFKPPHLDNPISTLLLSETSMAFGRSLVTDSNGNYKGPLTLSLKQGSLLVMRGNSADMARHVVCPSSNRRVSITFVRVRPSTPVDLSPLPSPTKAMTLWQPPPTAATAGMQKPPHGSNGAIIGYCPAPQAMLAPAWGMAVRAAPVMMVAAPARPMVMAPSSNINKRMGRGGTGVFLPWTVGPKRYNKHLPPRIQKRRFSAMMSPIESQG, from the exons ATGACGACACCGGCGGCGGGGGCCCCGGGGTCACCGGTGGCGGCGCCGGATCAGGTGGCGGCCAGAGACGCCGTGATCGGGTGGTACCGCGGCGAGTTTGCGGCCGCCAACGCCGTGATCGACGCGCTCTGCGGCCACCTCGCGCAGATCGGCGGGGCCGACTACGACGCCGTCTTCGcggcgctccaccgccgccgcctcaacTGGTTCCCCGTCCTCCACATGCAGAAGTTCTACTCCGTCGCCGACGTCGCCGCCGAGCTCCGCCGCGTCTCCGAGgcccgcgccgccgcggccgccgcctacTCCGAGGAGGAGGCCGCGTCCACGGTGATCCACGAGCCCATGGACGAGCTCGTCGTCACCGTTGCCGCGGAGCCGGACCCCGAGCCCGAGCGCGAGCACGAGCCGATACCGGAGGCGCAGCCCGACGTCTCCGTCAACCCCGTCGTCGCCGTCCACCCCGTCGCGGCGGACCACGAGCCGGAGGCGGACGGCGAAGATTCCTCGGGAGATTCGTCGGAGCGGAAGGCAGCCTCCACGGAAGACGACGCCGCCCACGACGGAC ATAACACCGACCAAGGATCTCAAGGCGGGCACAGCCTACCAGAGAGCTACCCTATCTGCTCTGACCACGACGAGTGCATCGCCCGCCCAGAGAGGATCAAGATCCAGAAAGGTTTCATGGCGAAGGAGTCCGTGAAGGGGCACATG GTTAACGTTGTGAAAGGCCTGAAGATATATGAAGATGTGTTCACAACAATGGAGCTCATGAAGGTTGCTGATTTCATCAATGAAATTCGCCAGGCTGGTAGAAATGGGGAGCTTTCAG GTGAGACCTTCATATTCTTCAACAAGCAGATCAAAGGGAATAAGAGAGAGATCATTCAGCTCGGTGTCCCACTATTTCAACATACCACAGAGGAAACCAATT GTCATATAGAACCAATCCCAGCTGTCCTGCAGGCTGTCATCGACCACCTTGTTCTTTGGCGCTTAATACCAGAAAGCAGGAAACCAAACAGTGTCATCATCAATTTCTTCGATGAG GACGAGCACTCGCAGCCCTACTTCAAGCCTCCCCACCTGGACAACCCCATTTCCACTCTCCTGCTGTCTGAAACCTCAATGGCATTTGGAAGGTCACTTGTCACTGACAGCAACGGCAACTACAAGGGACCCCTCACACTCTCACTGAAGCAAGG GTCACTTCTGGTGATGCGCGGGAACAGCGCGGACATGGCGCGCCACGTCGTGTGCCCATCGTCCAACCGCCGCGTGAGCATCACGTTCGTGAGGGTGAGGCCATCAACTCCGGTGGACCTCAGCCCGCTCCCGTCGCCCACCAAGGCCATGACGCTCTGGCAGCCTCCCCCGACTGCGGCAACGGCCGGCATGCAGAAACCGCCTCACGGCAGCAACGGCGCCATCATCGGCTACTGCCCGGCGCCACAGGCCATGCTCGCCCCGGCTTGGGGCATGGCCGTGCGCGCGGCACCCGTCATGATGGTCGCCGCGCCGGCGAGGCCAATGGTGATGGCGCCCTCCAGCAACATCAACAAGAGGATGGGGCGCGGCGGCACCGGCGTGTTCCTGCCGTGGACGGTGGGGCCCAAGAGGTACAACAAGCACCTCCCCCCGCGCATCCAGAAGCGCCGGTTCTCGGCGATGATGTCGCCCATAGAGTCGCAGGGCTGA